In Persicimonas caeni, a single window of DNA contains:
- a CDS encoding FAD-dependent oxidoreductase produces the protein MSQKSYTIAMIGAGPAALYSTAKLTEAGHDVVIINRDIKPGGLAEFGIYPTKYKMKRGLRTLFRKILADDKVTYFGNVSVGIDADITLDEIRELGFDALVVAVGAQGTKWLGLPGEDADSVFHAKDLVYHYNSLPPFSEQEFDVGQNVCVVGLGNVCLDIVHWLTCEKKVESVTAVARRGPAERKTTNKELRIVSAAIDTEQLQAEFDQIAPAMEAVGQDPEKVYKALTRFVDHPLETESPTKFRMRFMRSPKSIEVDDEGNVTGLTCQKTRLTKRDDGKVGLEKLDEYETLECDTVVFAIGDSIEPTIGLPVDPEWSGSFATVDEPWEAHPDRPRYMVYDPDSDDPMWDTFVVGWARQASDGLVGKAKADGEQGCDEILAYLDGGFPVAPGEKTASTDEIVGRLRSTLDERKVEAVDYDDVRQIEAVEQEKAEEYDVEEFKFTSQEKMLELVCEN, from the coding sequence ATGTCGCAGAAGAGCTACACGATTGCGATGATTGGTGCGGGTCCAGCCGCCCTGTACTCGACCGCTAAGTTGACCGAAGCCGGCCACGACGTGGTTATCATCAACCGCGACATCAAGCCGGGGGGACTGGCCGAGTTCGGCATCTACCCCACCAAATACAAGATGAAGCGTGGCCTGCGCACCTTGTTCCGAAAGATCTTGGCCGACGACAAGGTCACCTATTTCGGCAACGTGAGCGTGGGCATCGACGCCGACATCACGCTCGACGAGATCCGCGAGTTGGGTTTCGACGCGCTGGTCGTGGCGGTCGGCGCGCAGGGCACCAAATGGCTGGGGCTTCCCGGTGAAGACGCCGACTCGGTCTTCCACGCCAAGGACCTCGTGTACCACTACAACTCCTTGCCGCCGTTCAGCGAGCAAGAGTTCGACGTCGGCCAGAACGTGTGCGTCGTCGGCCTCGGAAACGTCTGCCTCGACATCGTGCACTGGCTGACCTGCGAGAAGAAGGTCGAGTCGGTCACCGCCGTCGCCCGACGCGGCCCGGCCGAGCGCAAGACGACCAACAAAGAGCTTCGCATCGTCAGCGCCGCCATCGACACCGAGCAACTCCAGGCCGAGTTCGACCAGATCGCCCCGGCGATGGAGGCGGTCGGCCAAGATCCCGAGAAGGTCTACAAAGCGCTGACCCGCTTCGTCGACCATCCGCTGGAGACCGAGAGCCCGACGAAGTTCCGCATGCGCTTTATGCGCAGCCCCAAGTCCATCGAGGTGGACGACGAGGGCAACGTCACCGGCCTGACCTGCCAAAAGACTCGCCTGACGAAGCGCGACGACGGCAAGGTTGGGCTCGAGAAGCTCGACGAGTACGAGACCCTCGAGTGCGACACGGTCGTCTTCGCCATCGGCGACAGCATCGAGCCTACCATCGGCCTGCCGGTCGACCCGGAGTGGAGCGGAAGCTTCGCCACCGTCGACGAGCCGTGGGAGGCTCATCCGGACCGGCCGCGCTACATGGTCTACGACCCCGACAGCGACGATCCGATGTGGGACACTTTCGTGGTCGGTTGGGCCCGTCAGGCCTCCGACGGCCTGGTCGGCAAGGCCAAGGCCGACGGCGAGCAGGGTTGTGACGAGATCTTGGCCTACTTGGACGGCGGGTTTCCCGTCGCGCCCGGCGAGAAGACCGCCAGCACCGATGAGATCGTCGGCCGCTTGCGTTCGACGCTCGACGAGCGCAAAGTCGAAGCGGTCGACTACGACGACGTGCGTCAAATCGAGGCCGTCGAGCAAGAGAAGGCCGAGGAATACGACGTCGAAGAGTTCAAGTTTACCAGCCAAGAGAAGATGCTCGAGCTGGTCTGTGAGAATTAA
- a CDS encoding M3 family oligoendopeptidase: protein MKNDIQGFPTPDPSWDLDVIFPGGADSDEFDEAITALMGDIDALVAQVEKLPALAELDELSGEPLEQWVQFIEESERIQDRAREAGAFANCVAVTNTDEPKAMRLPMRLNSIQTQLRSVRVEVEARFRGVSDEVFASLVEHPNLERCSLYLREIRRDAEQAMSPELESLAVDLNRDGLHAWGQLYDRISARIEVVVPDEEGTGTKKVSVGQAKNLLSNPKRDVRKKAFEGLQVAWREKAPELAMILNSIIGSERTLYTRRGGDELTMPLQANRVERATVEAMFEAADEFQDVLVDYMHAKAKLLGVDRLAWYDLSAPVGETSDEKISYEQAQRFIVDQVSDFSERMSGFYQQALADQWVEAEDRPGKAQGGFCTGFPVSGQVRIFMTFGGTPGGVQTLAHELGHAYHGWLMRDLGAFERKVPMGLAETASTLSEVLVESAALERAEGAEKLRLLDERLQRGVAFLLDIPARFRLERAMHAVREHSELDEDQLTELTTDIFGKGFGEGVSGVDPTFWASKLHFFITGLPFYNFPYTFGYLFSRAVYERARQDGPAYADVVDQLLVDTGRLTAEEIGQRYLDADLTEPDFWREAAASVREDVAEFIALVEE, encoded by the coding sequence ATGAAGAACGACATCCAAGGCTTCCCGACCCCCGATCCCTCCTGGGATCTCGACGTGATTTTCCCCGGCGGCGCCGACTCCGACGAGTTCGACGAAGCGATCACCGCGCTGATGGGCGATATTGACGCGCTGGTCGCGCAGGTCGAGAAGCTTCCTGCGCTCGCCGAGCTCGACGAGCTGAGCGGGGAGCCGCTCGAGCAGTGGGTGCAGTTCATCGAGGAGAGCGAGCGCATCCAGGACCGAGCGCGCGAGGCGGGCGCCTTCGCCAACTGCGTGGCCGTCACCAACACCGACGAGCCGAAGGCGATGCGCCTGCCGATGCGGCTCAACAGCATCCAGACGCAGCTTCGCTCGGTGCGCGTCGAGGTCGAGGCGCGTTTTCGCGGTGTGAGCGACGAGGTCTTCGCGAGCCTCGTCGAGCATCCGAACCTCGAGCGTTGCAGCCTGTACCTGCGCGAGATCCGCCGCGACGCCGAGCAGGCGATGTCGCCGGAACTCGAGTCGCTGGCCGTCGACCTCAACCGAGATGGATTGCACGCCTGGGGCCAGCTCTACGACCGCATCAGCGCGCGCATCGAGGTGGTCGTGCCCGACGAAGAGGGCACCGGCACCAAGAAAGTCTCGGTGGGGCAGGCCAAGAACCTGTTGAGCAATCCCAAGCGCGACGTCCGCAAGAAGGCCTTCGAGGGGCTGCAGGTCGCCTGGCGCGAGAAGGCGCCCGAGTTGGCGATGATCCTCAACTCCATCATCGGCTCGGAGCGCACGCTCTACACCCGCCGCGGCGGCGACGAGTTGACCATGCCGCTGCAGGCCAACCGGGTCGAGCGCGCCACCGTCGAGGCGATGTTCGAGGCCGCCGACGAGTTCCAAGACGTCCTCGTCGACTACATGCACGCCAAGGCCAAGCTGCTCGGCGTCGACCGACTCGCCTGGTACGACCTGAGCGCGCCGGTGGGCGAGACGAGCGACGAGAAGATCTCCTACGAGCAAGCCCAGCGCTTCATTGTCGATCAGGTGTCCGACTTCTCCGAGCGCATGAGCGGCTTTTACCAGCAGGCGCTCGCCGACCAGTGGGTGGAGGCCGAGGACCGGCCCGGCAAGGCGCAAGGTGGCTTTTGCACCGGTTTTCCGGTGTCGGGCCAGGTGCGCATCTTCATGACCTTCGGCGGCACGCCCGGCGGCGTGCAGACGCTGGCGCACGAACTCGGCCACGCCTACCACGGCTGGCTGATGCGCGACCTGGGCGCCTTCGAGCGCAAGGTGCCCATGGGGCTGGCCGAGACGGCGAGCACGCTGTCGGAGGTGCTCGTGGAGTCGGCCGCGCTCGAGCGCGCCGAGGGCGCCGAGAAGCTTCGGCTGCTCGACGAGCGTCTGCAGCGTGGCGTCGCTTTCTTGCTCGACATTCCGGCGCGCTTTCGGCTCGAGCGGGCGATGCACGCGGTGCGCGAGCACAGCGAGCTCGACGAAGATCAGCTCACCGAGCTGACCACCGACATCTTCGGGAAGGGCTTCGGTGAGGGCGTCAGCGGGGTCGACCCGACCTTCTGGGCCTCGAAACTGCACTTCTTTATCACCGGGCTGCCGTTCTATAATTTCCCGTACACGTTCGGGTATCTTTTCTCGCGGGCCGTCTACGAGCGCGCTCGTCAGGATGGGCCGGCCTACGCCGACGTCGTCGACCAGTTGCTCGTCGACACCGGGCGGCTGACCGCCGAGGAGATCGGCCAGCGTTATCTGGACGCGGATCTGACCGAGCCCGACTTCTGGCGCGAAGCCGCCGCGTCGGTGCGTGAAGACGTCGCCGAGTTTATTGCGCTCGTCGAAGAGTGA
- a CDS encoding fused MFS/spermidine synthase, whose product MYRIVFLFFFLSGFTSLVFEVLWERMLMHIFGSTSFALSTLLTAFMAGLALGSYIGGRVAEKLKRPLLVYGLLEGSIGAYALAVPLMLDLLPSVYGMIFDHFIEDFYVFSLLRFVAVFAILVIPTTLMGATLPIVSQWVSRHQKMFQGGIGLLYGTNTFGACMGTLLAGFILLPSFGLSLTNTVFAFSNFALCALVFVAAKMGLSDLKPGEFVDRAEDVEELDELEGASETSDKIPHWAVWTVFGLFALAGGISMSYQVLWTRAYVIILGSSTYSFTVILTAFLVGLASGSAAISPFLKRIKRPVFWLGLTQFGVAASATAAFFVLDRLPVWLFERLRDDVGGTTEIYAYYFFLVGVVVLIPTFLQGMSFPLVIRTAVHERTSSGKLVGTAYAFNTAGSIIGSFAAGFILMPWLGLNTAIAVIIAINLCVAVSLAGLESWLNPKRNRIIAVALAATVAVSGYVFAPRIDPIALTRGMFRVYWARELFTPEKLAKDDPELVFYEDGLTATTTVEKRGELVTLKANGKPEASDGADMATQVLVGLMPFVVRSGDPNLEIRNEEAVMVGYGSGVTAGGSLQWPLKHLEVIEIEAAMFEASKFFDHVNHRPLEDPRTKVIESDGRNYLEYTNKTYDVIVSEPSNPWIAGVSSLFTVEHFARAKRHLKPGGVFAQWVQLYELRPENVRRVFATFLEVFPHVHAFSSMPKGTDLILIGSDDPIPLPPGGYERAWEIDSVRKELQRVGIHHPDELYGLMFMNQAELEEFAEGAELNTDDNGLLEFEAPKDLILYKEGEEFFADRYYRRDVYGDIRPYLTEWPDGQAWTPERVGSLARAEWLGSKRAYAKKLLEDAGFGTVADLPEPMAPPYDALEEIHLVLHASSLDMDEAMVRTWPVPQSDFHKMAIDTISGGKETQAMMYLESQATPPRGGYDGEKGLFYAYLLTKRRYYKHALEQLDGLEEDGDEEIVESLPYRLLRGFVETKRLHMNKSYRAYLEAGKSLVE is encoded by the coding sequence TTGTACCGCATCGTCTTTCTATTTTTCTTCCTGTCGGGATTTACCAGCCTGGTCTTCGAGGTGTTGTGGGAGCGCATGCTCATGCACATCTTCGGGTCGACGAGCTTCGCGCTGAGCACGCTGCTGACCGCGTTCATGGCGGGGCTGGCCCTGGGAAGCTATATCGGCGGGCGCGTGGCCGAGAAGCTCAAGCGCCCCTTGCTGGTCTACGGGCTGCTCGAGGGGAGCATCGGCGCCTATGCGCTGGCGGTGCCCCTTATGCTCGACCTGCTCCCGTCGGTCTACGGGATGATCTTCGATCACTTCATCGAGGATTTCTACGTCTTCAGCCTGCTTCGCTTCGTGGCCGTCTTCGCCATCTTGGTCATCCCCACGACCCTGATGGGCGCCACCCTGCCGATCGTGAGTCAGTGGGTCTCTCGCCACCAGAAGATGTTCCAGGGCGGCATCGGGCTGCTGTACGGCACCAACACCTTCGGCGCGTGCATGGGCACGCTCTTGGCCGGCTTCATCCTGCTGCCGAGCTTCGGGCTCTCGCTGACCAACACGGTATTCGCCTTTTCGAACTTCGCGCTGTGCGCGCTGGTCTTCGTCGCCGCCAAGATGGGCCTGAGTGACCTCAAGCCGGGCGAATTCGTCGACCGCGCCGAAGACGTCGAGGAGCTCGACGAGCTCGAGGGCGCCTCCGAGACGAGCGACAAGATCCCGCACTGGGCCGTCTGGACGGTGTTCGGCCTCTTCGCCCTCGCCGGCGGCATCTCGATGAGCTACCAGGTGCTGTGGACACGCGCCTACGTCATCATCCTGGGCAGCTCGACCTACTCGTTCACCGTCATTCTGACCGCCTTCCTGGTCGGCCTCGCCTCGGGTAGCGCGGCGATTTCGCCCTTCTTGAAACGCATCAAACGCCCGGTCTTCTGGCTGGGGCTGACCCAATTCGGCGTCGCCGCCAGCGCGACCGCCGCGTTCTTCGTGCTCGATCGCCTCCCGGTGTGGCTCTTCGAGCGCTTGCGCGACGATGTCGGCGGGACCACCGAGATCTACGCCTACTACTTCTTCTTGGTCGGCGTGGTCGTCCTCATCCCCACCTTCTTGCAGGGCATGAGCTTCCCGCTGGTCATCCGCACCGCGGTCCACGAGCGCACGAGCTCGGGCAAGCTCGTGGGCACGGCCTACGCGTTCAACACCGCCGGCTCGATCATCGGAAGCTTCGCCGCCGGCTTCATCCTGATGCCCTGGCTCGGCCTGAACACCGCCATCGCGGTCATCATCGCCATCAACCTGTGCGTGGCGGTGAGCCTGGCGGGGCTCGAGTCGTGGCTGAACCCCAAGCGCAATCGCATCATCGCCGTCGCCCTGGCGGCCACCGTGGCGGTGTCAGGCTACGTGTTCGCCCCGCGCATCGACCCCATCGCGCTGACCCGCGGCATGTTCCGCGTCTACTGGGCGCGAGAGCTGTTCACCCCCGAGAAGCTCGCCAAGGACGACCCCGAGCTCGTCTTCTACGAGGATGGCCTCACGGCCACGACCACCGTCGAAAAGCGCGGCGAGCTCGTCACGCTGAAGGCCAACGGCAAGCCCGAGGCCTCCGACGGCGCCGACATGGCCACCCAGGTGCTCGTAGGCCTGATGCCCTTTGTGGTGCGCTCGGGCGACCCGAACCTCGAGATCCGCAACGAAGAGGCCGTCATGGTCGGCTACGGCAGCGGCGTGACCGCCGGCGGAAGCCTGCAGTGGCCGCTGAAGCACCTCGAGGTCATCGAGATCGAGGCGGCGATGTTCGAGGCGTCGAAGTTCTTCGATCACGTCAACCACCGCCCCCTCGAAGATCCGCGCACCAAGGTCATCGAGAGCGACGGCCGCAATTACCTCGAGTACACGAACAAGACCTACGACGTCATCGTCTCCGAGCCGTCGAACCCCTGGATCGCCGGGGTCAGCTCGCTCTTTACCGTCGAGCACTTCGCCCGCGCCAAGCGCCACCTCAAGCCCGGCGGCGTCTTCGCCCAGTGGGTCCAGCTCTACGAGCTTCGCCCCGAGAACGTGCGCCGCGTCTTCGCCACCTTCTTGGAGGTCTTCCCCCACGTGCACGCCTTCAGCTCGATGCCCAAGGGGACCGACCTCATCCTCATCGGCAGCGACGACCCCATCCCGTTGCCCCCCGGCGGCTACGAGCGCGCCTGGGAGATCGACAGCGTGCGCAAAGAGCTGCAGCGCGTGGGCATCCACCACCCCGACGAGCTGTACGGGCTGATGTTCATGAACCAGGCCGAGCTCGAGGAGTTCGCCGAGGGCGCCGAGCTCAACACCGACGACAACGGCCTGCTCGAATTCGAGGCCCCCAAAGACCTCATCCTCTACAAAGAGGGCGAGGAGTTCTTCGCCGACCGCTACTACCGCCGCGACGTCTACGGCGACATCCGCCCCTACCTGACCGAGTGGCCCGACGGGCAGGCCTGGACGCCCGAGCGCGTCGGCAGCCTGGCGCGCGCCGAGTGGCTCGGCAGCAAGAGGGCCTACGCCAAAAAGCTGCTCGAAGACGCCGGATTCGGCACCGTCGCCGACCTGCCCGAGCCGATGGCCCCGCCCTACGATGCGCTCGAAGAGATCCACCTCGTGCTCCACGCCTCCTCGCTCGACATGGACGAGGCGATGGTGCGCACCTGGCCCGTGCCGCAGTCCGACTTCCACAAGATGGCCATCGACACCATCAGCGGCGGCAAGGAGACCCAGGCGATGATGTATCTGGAGAGCCAAGCGACCCCGCCGCGCGGGGGCTACGACGGCGAAAAGGGACTCTTCTACGCCTACCTGCTCACGAAGCGACGCTACTACAAGCACGCCCTCGAGCAGCTCGACGGCCTCGAAGAGGACGGCGACGAAGAGATCGTCGAGAGCCTGCCGTACCGGCTGTTGCGCGGCTTCGTGGAGACGAAGCGCCTGCACATGAACAAGAGCTATCGGGCGTACTTGGAGGCGGGAAAGTCGTTGGTGGAGTAA
- a CDS encoding amino acid permease, with protein MADQVEKTSNQFGTFGGVFTPSILTILGVIMFMRSGFVTGQAGMGSAILILVIATSITFLTGLSISAISTNTTVEGGGAYFLISRSLGPEFGGAIGVALFFAQALAVPFYILGFVEALTTTFPEALPYFLPIGLGTLTVLFIINYVGASWAIKTQYVVLSILVMSIGSFLVGGVMDFDMEIARANWESAYTDGTSFWVVFAVFFPAVTGIDAGVNMSGDLKEPERSIPRGTLAAIGVGFLVYLFNIIVSGGSTLRENLINDPFGSLLNQAGPLAFMVIAGVFAATLSSAIGSLLGAPRILQALARDDIFPGLGFFAKGTPQGDEPRRGLWLSFGMGIVVLLVAGSGGGGGALNAVAVVLTMFFLFAYGMTNAAAFIEQFSRNPSFRPRFKFFHWGSGLVGGIGCLVAAFLINPMAAIVSLFLVTGIYFFISRRVLQSTFGDARRGFYYERVRNNLSKLDTYEQHPKNWRPTALVLSGNPKTRLTLTQIANWLGRGRGITTLVNVIEGRVHEKLEERAKVQAEIEEYVDQNNIQAYVEVVVSPSFREGLGVLLQAHSIGPIKPNMIVSGWPGRPRDYEEFARQLRVAHELGLSQVILVDHGLPDEPERIDIWWRGQRNGSLMVILAYLLTHNWEWTRTRIRLIKMLDDGETTAEAEAKLEELLDAARLDADYLVLESGDFASQLQKTSGDADLVMLGFKPPTGDRAEGFHKAYSQFVEGLPTTLIVCSTGDADLLS; from the coding sequence ATGGCTGACCAAGTCGAAAAGACATCCAACCAGTTCGGCACGTTTGGGGGCGTTTTTACGCCGTCAATCCTGACCATTCTGGGCGTGATCATGTTCATGCGCTCGGGGTTCGTGACCGGGCAGGCGGGCATGGGTTCGGCGATCTTGATCCTGGTCATCGCGACCTCGATCACGTTTTTGACCGGCCTGTCGATCTCGGCGATCTCGACGAACACGACCGTCGAGGGCGGCGGGGCGTATTTTTTGATTTCGCGCTCGCTCGGCCCGGAGTTCGGCGGGGCGATCGGCGTGGCGCTCTTCTTCGCGCAGGCCCTGGCGGTCCCGTTCTACATCCTAGGCTTCGTCGAGGCGCTCACGACCACCTTTCCCGAGGCGTTGCCATATTTCTTGCCCATCGGGCTGGGGACTCTGACGGTGCTGTTCATCATCAACTACGTCGGGGCCAGCTGGGCGATCAAAACCCAGTACGTCGTCTTGTCGATCTTGGTGATGAGCATCGGCTCGTTTTTGGTGGGCGGAGTGATGGACTTCGACATGGAGATCGCGCGGGCGAACTGGGAGTCGGCCTACACCGACGGGACGAGCTTCTGGGTGGTGTTCGCGGTCTTCTTCCCGGCGGTCACCGGCATCGACGCCGGAGTGAATATGTCGGGCGACCTCAAGGAGCCCGAGCGCTCGATCCCGCGCGGCACGCTGGCCGCGATCGGGGTGGGCTTTTTGGTCTACCTGTTCAACATCATCGTCTCGGGCGGCTCGACGCTGCGCGAGAACCTGATCAACGACCCGTTCGGCTCGCTGCTCAACCAGGCCGGCCCGCTGGCGTTCATGGTCATCGCGGGCGTCTTCGCGGCGACCTTGTCGAGCGCCATCGGCTCGCTTTTGGGCGCGCCGCGCATCCTGCAGGCGCTCGCCCGCGACGACATCTTTCCGGGGCTCGGCTTCTTCGCCAAAGGCACCCCGCAGGGCGACGAGCCGCGGCGCGGGCTGTGGCTGAGCTTCGGCATGGGCATCGTGGTGTTGCTCGTGGCCGGCTCGGGCGGCGGCGGAGGCGCGCTCAACGCGGTGGCGGTCGTGCTGACGATGTTCTTCTTGTTCGCCTACGGCATGACCAACGCCGCGGCGTTCATCGAGCAGTTTAGCCGCAACCCGTCGTTTCGGCCGCGCTTCAAGTTCTTCCACTGGGGCTCGGGGCTCGTGGGCGGCATCGGGTGTTTGGTGGCCGCGTTTCTGATCAACCCGATGGCCGCGATCGTGTCGCTCTTTTTGGTCACCGGGATCTACTTTTTCATCTCGCGCCGCGTGCTCCAGAGCACCTTTGGCGACGCGCGCCGTGGGTTTTATTACGAGCGGGTGCGCAACAACCTGAGCAAGCTCGACACCTACGAGCAGCACCCCAAAAACTGGCGGCCCACCGCGCTGGTCTTGTCGGGCAACCCCAAGACGCGGCTCACGCTCACCCAGATCGCCAACTGGCTGGGCCGCGGCCGCGGCATCACCACGCTGGTCAACGTCATCGAGGGGCGGGTGCACGAAAAGCTCGAAGAGCGCGCCAAGGTGCAGGCCGAGATCGAGGAGTACGTCGACCAGAACAACATCCAGGCCTACGTCGAAGTCGTCGTCAGCCCCTCGTTTCGCGAGGGTCTGGGCGTGTTGTTGCAGGCGCACTCCATCGGCCCCATCAAGCCGAACATGATCGTGTCGGGCTGGCCGGGACGGCCGCGCGACTACGAGGAGTTCGCCCGCCAGTTGCGCGTCGCCCACGAGCTGGGGCTGAGCCAGGTGATCCTGGTCGACCACGGCCTGCCCGACGAGCCCGAGCGCATCGACATCTGGTGGCGCGGCCAGCGAAACGGCTCGCTGATGGTCATCCTGGCATATCTGCTCACCCACAACTGGGAGTGGACGCGCACGCGGATCCGGCTCATCAAGATGCTCGACGACGGCGAGACGACCGCCGAGGCCGAGGCGAAGCTCGAGGAGCTGCTCGACGCCGCGCGCCTCGACGCCGACTACCTGGTGCTCGAAAGCGGCGACTTCGCCTCGCAGCTCCAAAAGACCTCGGGCGACGCCGACCTGGTGATGCTCGGCTTCAAACCGCCCACGGGCGACCGCGCCGAAGGGTTCCACAAGGCGTACAGCCAATTCGTGGAGGGGTTGCCGACGACGCTGATCGTGTGTTCGACGGGGGACGCGGATTTGTTGTCGTAA
- a CDS encoding sensor histidine kinase, giving the protein MSDSRRPSADRPSMQRVVMVTVTWITGLAILLFAAGLLYTFHVQIHQQTGQLLLQIARTEADGVISELEHGVHVHDMSVTLPTLRGEIADKYALAFDADCRVLAATDNITVQRVPRSWCTDKLKLGDQRLFHTDALAEPRLRAAWFVARRPDGSPLVFVAGVHDEMVHASVYRTAWVVVLLALVLLGVVLLAAWLVSRRLSTDLGALSATCEQITERAADLDDAELERQLAVADSAPSELAALAATVRDLVRRLNRMVQVQNRFIAEAAHELRTPLTALQGELELTLRRERSPEEYREALERALADARRLSGLYDGLLRAARTQSEEIISARIALDAAVADSLERFAGRLAEAGVRVEFDPGDARWAVRGDKVACARVLDNLFSNVVRHSSASTLSVRLESVREPLGTSGPVDQVVVHIEDDGDGIDADPSELFVPFAADSRAGHGLGLFITEKLMRKQGGALEYVAGPGGAHWLLRFRAVD; this is encoded by the coding sequence ATGAGTGACTCCCGGCGCCCATCAGCCGATCGTCCGTCGATGCAGCGTGTCGTCATGGTCACCGTGACCTGGATCACGGGGCTGGCCATCCTCTTGTTCGCCGCCGGGCTGCTCTACACCTTCCACGTCCAGATTCACCAGCAGACCGGCCAATTGCTCTTACAGATCGCGCGGACCGAGGCCGATGGGGTGATCAGCGAGCTCGAGCACGGCGTCCACGTCCACGACATGTCGGTGACGCTGCCGACCCTGCGCGGCGAGATCGCCGACAAGTACGCGCTGGCCTTCGACGCCGACTGCCGAGTGTTGGCCGCGACCGACAATATTACCGTCCAACGGGTGCCTCGGAGTTGGTGCACCGACAAGTTGAAGCTGGGGGACCAGCGTCTCTTTCACACCGACGCCCTCGCCGAGCCTCGGCTGCGCGCGGCGTGGTTCGTCGCCCGGCGCCCCGACGGTTCGCCGCTGGTCTTCGTGGCCGGCGTGCACGACGAGATGGTGCACGCGTCGGTGTATCGGACCGCCTGGGTGGTGGTGCTGTTGGCGCTCGTGCTGTTGGGCGTGGTGTTGCTGGCCGCGTGGCTGGTGTCGCGGCGGCTGAGTACGGACCTGGGCGCGCTGAGCGCGACCTGCGAGCAGATCACCGAGCGCGCCGCCGACCTCGACGACGCCGAGCTCGAGCGCCAGCTCGCGGTCGCCGACTCCGCCCCGAGCGAACTCGCCGCCCTGGCGGCCACGGTGCGCGACCTCGTGCGCCGGCTCAACCGGATGGTGCAGGTCCAGAACCGCTTTATCGCCGAGGCCGCCCACGAACTGCGCACCCCACTGACCGCGCTGCAGGGCGAGCTCGAGTTGACCCTGCGCCGCGAGCGCAGCCCCGAAGAGTACCGCGAGGCCCTCGAGCGCGCCCTGGCCGACGCCCGCCGGCTCAGTGGGCTATACGACGGGCTGCTGCGCGCCGCGCGCACCCAATCCGAAGAGATCATCTCGGCGCGCATCGCGCTCGACGCCGCCGTCGCCGATAGCCTGGAGCGCTTCGCCGGCCGGCTCGCCGAGGCCGGCGTCCGCGTGGAGTTCGACCCCGGCGACGCGCGCTGGGCGGTGCGAGGCGACAAGGTGGCTTGCGCGCGCGTGCTCGACAATCTGTTCAGCAACGTCGTGCGTCATAGCAGCGCGAGCACGCTCTCGGTGCGCTTGGAGAGTGTCCGCGAGCCGCTGGGCACCTCGGGCCCCGTCGACCAGGTCGTCGTTCACATCGAGGACGACGGCGACGGCATCGACGCCGATCCTTCCGAACTCTTCGTCCCCTTCGCCGCCGACTCCCGGGCCGGCCACGGACTCGGGCTGTTCATCACCGAGAAATTGATGCGCAAGCAGGGCGGGGCGCTCGAGTATGTCGCCGGCCCGGGCGGGGCGCACTGGTTATTGCGGTTCCGGGCGGTCGACTGA
- a CDS encoding response regulator transcription factor gives MLVLIVEDDERVGQFLYRGLREEGYKVDLCETAADAEAQGLAQPYDVVLLDWMLPDADGLTVLRHWREAGMSAPVIMLTARTGVDATVLALDSGADDYIEKPFSFEELLARLRAQTRRAHTTGTAPHLVQVGSARVDLRSRSVSRGGEDFELTGREFELLDHFLKHRGETLGRARILDRVWGMSHDPTTNVVDVYVRYLRNKLDPDDLADNAESVIQTVRGRGYRLRPQDEFTKQDELDEQQEHDDE, from the coding sequence ATGCTGGTACTGATAGTCGAGGACGATGAACGCGTCGGGCAGTTCCTCTATCGCGGGTTGCGCGAGGAGGGCTACAAGGTCGATCTGTGCGAGACGGCCGCCGACGCCGAGGCGCAGGGCCTGGCCCAGCCCTACGACGTCGTCTTACTCGACTGGATGCTGCCCGACGCCGACGGGCTGACCGTGCTTCGCCACTGGCGCGAGGCGGGCATGAGCGCCCCGGTGATCATGCTCACCGCGCGCACCGGCGTCGACGCCACGGTGCTCGCCCTCGACTCCGGCGCCGACGACTACATCGAAAAACCGTTCAGCTTCGAGGAGTTGCTCGCCCGGCTGCGCGCGCAGACCCGCCGCGCCCACACCACGGGCACCGCCCCTCACCTGGTGCAGGTCGGCTCCGCCCGGGTCGACTTGCGCAGCCGTTCGGTGTCGCGCGGCGGCGAAGACTTCGAGCTGACCGGCCGCGAGTTCGAGCTGCTCGATCACTTCCTCAAGCACCGCGGCGAGACGCTCGGAAGGGCGCGCATCCTCGATCGGGTCTGGGGGATGTCGCACGACCCGACTACCAACGTCGTCGATGTTTATGTGCGCTACCTGCGCAACAAACTCGACCCCGACGACCTCGCCGACAACGCCGAGTCGGTCATCCAGACCGTGCGCGGGCGTGGGTATCGGTTGCGTCCCCAGGATGAATTCACCAAACAAGATGAACTCGACGAGCAGCAGGAGCACGACGATGAGTGA